The following DNA comes from Cellulomonas soli.
CGCGGGGAGACGAAGACCTCGTGCGACGGTGCGGTGTAGCGGCGGGCCGACAGGGCGCGCGTGGCGATGCGGTTGACCTGCGGCGTCGCGGCCGGGACGAGGGTGGTGAACCTGTTGGTGAGGCCGAACACGCCGTTCGACAGGAGCTCGTCGTCGACCCAGGCGCGTGTGCGGGAGAGCGGCTCGACGACGCTGTCGGGCACCCGGTTGTTCCGCTTGGTCAGGGCGCCGCGCGTGTGCGGGAACCAGTAGAACTCGAAGTGGTCGTTGGCCTCGACGAGGCCGTCGGGTCCGTCGAGCTGCTCGAGGACGGCGTCGAGCGCCCAGGGCTCCTCACGGGCCTGCAGGCGGAAGGCGGGCACGACCTCGAGGGTCACGGCGGCCAGGAGGCCGACCGAGCCGAGCCCGAGCCGGGCGACCTCGAACAGCTCGCTGTGCTGCGTCGGCGAGGTCTCGAGGACCTCGCCCGCGGCGGTGACGAGCCGGGCGCCGACGACCTGGGTGCACAGGCCGCCCAGCCCGGCGCCCGTGCCGTGCGTGCCGGTCGAGATCGCGCCGGCGATCGACTGCTTGTCGATGTCGCCGAGGTTGCGCATGGCGAGCCCCCGGCGGCCGAGCTCGGCGTTGAGGCGCGCCAGCCGGATGCCCGCGCCGACGGTGACGTGCGCCGTCCCGTCGGGCCGGACGTCGACCTGCTGGACGTCGGCGAGCGCGTCCAGGTGCACCTGGATCCCGTCGGTGACGGCCGCGCCGGTGAACGAGTGCCCGCCGCCCACGGCGCGTACGCGGCGGCCGTCCGCCTGCCGGACGAGCGTGCGCAGGGCGTCCTCGTCCTCGGGGTGCGCGACGTGCGTCGGTGACGCACTCTCGGTGCGTGACCAGTTCTCCCAGTGCGCTGCGACGCTGCGGCGACCCATGACGTGAGGGTCGCCTGGACACCTGTCCACGTCAAGTGGACCCGTCA
Coding sequences within:
- a CDS encoding D-arabinono-1,4-lactone oxidase codes for the protein MGRRSVAAHWENWSRTESASPTHVAHPEDEDALRTLVRQADGRRVRAVGGGHSFTGAAVTDGIQVHLDALADVQQVDVRPDGTAHVTVGAGIRLARLNAELGRRGLAMRNLGDIDKQSIAGAISTGTHGTGAGLGGLCTQVVGARLVTAAGEVLETSPTQHSELFEVARLGLGSVGLLAAVTLEVVPAFRLQAREEPWALDAVLEQLDGPDGLVEANDHFEFYWFPHTRGALTKRNNRVPDSVVEPLSRTRAWVDDELLSNGVFGLTNRFTTLVPAATPQVNRIATRALSARRYTAPSHEVFVSPRRVRFREMEYAVPREHLVDVLAAIDAWITASGTYVPFPVEVRFAAADDVWLSTAHGRATAYVAVHQYLRLPHVRYFDAVERIVAQVDGRPHWGKLHGLDATRLAELYPRFADVRRVRTSADPDGMFRNDYLDRVLATNE